Proteins found in one Polyodon spathula isolate WHYD16114869_AA chromosome 10, ASM1765450v1, whole genome shotgun sequence genomic segment:
- the LOC121321920 gene encoding MORN repeat-containing protein 4-like produces MTLTRGSFTYSSGEEYHGDWKEGRRHGVGQLKFSDGTCYTGQFENGLFNGSGVLAFSDGSRYEGDFVQGKFQGCGVFTRFDGMKFEGEFKSGRAEGYGLLTFPDGAHRVPRNEGVFENNKLLKREKCQAVIRRAHSAAKTARGLSV; encoded by the exons ATGACACTGACGAGAGGATCCTTCACCTACTCCAGTGGGGAGGAGTATCATGGCGACTGGAAGGAAG gtcgaagaCACGGGGTTGGGCAGTTAAAATTCTCCGATGGCACCTGCTATACAGGACAGTTTGAGAATGGGCTGTTCAACGGCAGTGGGGTCTTGGCATTTTCTGATGGGTCAAG GTACGAAGGGGATTTTGTACAGGGGAAGTTTCAGGGGTGTGGAGTGTTCACTCGGTTTGATGGGATGAAGTTTGAAGGGGAGTTCAAAAGCGGCCGTGCGGAAGGATAtg GCTTGTTGACATTCCCAGACGGAGCTCACAGAGTCCCCCGGAACGAGGGAGTGTTCGAGAACAACAAGCTGCTGAAAAGAGAGAAGTGCCAGGCAGTGATCCGGAGGGCACACAGTGCAGCCAAAACAGCCCGCGGGCTGTCGGTATGA